The genomic region GCTAACTCAACTTCTTCTTCGGGCTTCAGCAATTCCACTTTCCCGATTTCCTGAAGGTATTTATCCAGGGAGGCGGTTTCGCGGTTGGTTACTTGCTTGGTAATCTTTAATTGTCTCATGTTATCGCAGAGTGAATATGGCATCGTAACGCAGTTCGCATTCTGGAGGTTGCGGAAACAGACTTCGATGAGGGTTAATCAACTGTAAGGTTCACGGCGCATGACACAAAACACTTGCCATTAAGTGAAAAAGGGAAACTTTGTAACGAAAATATTACATCACCAAAAACGGGGATCAGAAAACAGAAAACCCGTCGTAAACGACGGGTTTTCAAGTATATTACTACAATATTAGGGACACTAACTATGCTTCAGGAGCTACTCTTTCAGGGCGATTCGTCATTAAAACCTTACGGGACAGACGATATTTACCTGTTTTCTTATCTATTTCAATAAGTTTGACTTTTACAATATCTCCTTCTTTGAAAACGCCATCCATGGTAGCCAGTCGCTCATTAGAGATTTCGGAAATATGAAGTAAGCCATCTTTACCCGGCATAAACTCAACGAAAGCACCGAATGTAGTAATGGTTTTCACCTTTCCTTCGTACACTTCTCCAACTTCCGGCTCGGTCACGATACCTCTGATTCTAATCAACGCCGCATCAATACAGGCCTTATCAGGAGATGCAATTTCTACCAATCCTTCATTGTTTACTTCCTCAATGGTAATGGTTGTATTGGTTTGTCGCTGAATTTCCTGAATGATCTTTCCACCCGGTCCGATGATCGCACCGATGTATTCTTTTGCAACACGCAATTTCACGATACGAGGGGCATGTGGTTTATAATCTTCGGCAGGAGCAGAGATCGTTTTATTCATTTCCCCCAGGATATGCAAACGTCCGGCACGTGCTTGTTCAAGCGCCTGTAGCAAGATATCGTAAGGCAATCCATCTACTTTCAAATCCATCTGACAGGCACAAATACCTTTATCGGTTCCGGTTACTTTGAAGTCCATATCTCCCAGGTGGTCTTCATCACCAAGGATATCACTCAAAATGGCGAAATTTCCTTTTCCATCGGTAATTAATCCCATCGCAATACCTGAGATGGCACCGGTTACTTTAATACCGGCATCCATCAATGCCAGACTACCTGCACAAACAGTAGCCATAGAAGAGGATCCATTCGACTCCAGAATATCAGAAACGATACGGATGGTATAAGGATTCTGGTCTTCACCAGGCATCACTTCACGTAAGGAGCGTAAGGCCAGATTACCATGTCCGACTTCACGACGGCTGGTACCACGATTAGGCTTTACTTCACCTGTACTGAAGCCAGGGAAGTTATAATGGAGCATGAAATTATTCGTACCCTGATACATCGCCTGATCAACAATTTGTTCATCCAGTTTAGTACCCAGCGTTACAGTAGTCAACGATTGTGTTTCACCACGCGTAAAAACGGCTGATCCGTGAGCAGATGGCAAATAGCCCACTTCGCTCCAGATCGGACGAATATCAGTCAGACCACGACCATCCAAACGAATACGATCTTTTAAAATCATTGCACGCATGGCATCGTACTCTACATCATGATAATATTTCTTAATGAGCTTCTCTTTTTCTGCACGCTCTTCTTCGCTGAAAGTAGCCAGGAAATCTTCCAGTACTTTTTTGAAAGCGGCTTTACGCTCATTTTTATTCGGGTTACATTGACGAGCAGCTGCATAGACGGCATCAAAACAGGCCTTATTTACTTTTTCACGCAATTCTTCGTCATTCGTTTCATGACTGTATTCACGTTTAGTGACGCCGCCCATTTTCGCAACGAGTTCCTCCTGTGTTTTACATTGACCCTTAATCGCTTCATGACCTACACGTATCGCTTCCGCCATATCTCTTTCAGCTACTTCATGACATTCACCTTCTACCATCAGGATATCCTTAGCGGTACCGGCAACAATCAGATCGATATCTGCATTTTCAGCATCAGCAATTTTAGGGTTGATCACAAACTCGCCATTTATTCTGCATACACGTACTTCTGAAACAGGACCTCCAAATGGAATGTCGGAAATGGTGACAGCAGCAGATGCAGCCAGGCAAGCCAGGCTATCAGGAGCTACATCCATATCAGCAGAAATCAACGTTACTGCAATTTGGATATCGGCATGATAATCGGATGGGAAAATAGGGCGGAGGGCACGATCGATAAGACGACAAATCAGGATTTCCTGTTCCGTCGGACGTGCTTCACGACGAAAGAAAGAACCGGGAATCCGACCGGCAGAAGCAAATTTTTCCTGATAATCCACAGTTAAAGGAAGGAAATCAACACCTTCTTTTGCCTCTTGAGAAGAAACTACAGTAGCGAGCAACATACAGTTACCCTGACGGACAATTACAGAACCGTGTGCCTGTTTAGCCAGACGGCCTGTTTCGATAGTAATCTCCCTGCCGTCCGGTAATAGGGAAGATACGGTAATAGCTTTTGGTTGCATTTCGACAGCTTTATTAATTTATATATATATATATTTATAGATCAAGTATTTAATTACGCCTTTCTAAAGCTTAAATTTAATGATAAGCTTCTAATAAAACGTTCATTCGCCCTGTTTTTCCTTTCTATTGGACTAACTGTTGAAAGTGTTTCCAATCAGTTTTGAAGGGTACAAACAAAAAAAGGCAATACTAAGATTGCCTTTTTTTGAGATGCCTGCTCGAGGCTTTTATTTACGAATACCGAGTTCAGCGATAATTGCTCTGTACCGGGTGATATCTGTTTTATGAAGATAATCCAACAAGCTACGACGCTTACCTACCAAAGAGATTAATGAGCGCTGAGTTGAAAAGTCTTTTTTAAAACTTCTCAAATGCTCTGTCAGATGGTTGATACGCTGTGTGAACATAGCGATTTGTGCTTCAGAAGAGCCGGTATTGGTTTCAGTTTTACCGTATTTTTTGAAGATTTCTTTCTTCGATTCAGTGTTTAATAGCATGATGAATTACGCGGATTTTACTTTTTAAGGAGGGCAAAGATATGAAAGCAATTCCTAAACAGCAAGAAGATTAGCTTTGTTTTTAATGTGAATTTACTCCGGGTTGTCCTAAAAAAGCATTAATAATCAGTTGAGTACGTAATTTCAGGTTCCAAACGGGAATAAACCACTGATTTCAACCACCTTAAACTGACCTTTTTGCTTCTCCAGGGTAAGGCATATATTATCAATTTTTCGTTCAAGTCCCGTTCCATTTATCTCTAAACAAAGATCAACAGACAAAACCGCTTTTGAATGATTCAGCACCAGAAATGTAGAGTCGATACTTTTTATTTCCCGGGTACCGAATTCGCTATTCATAGTTTCCTGAAACATACGCTTTGAATGTTGATTGTAAGACCTTCCATCCACTTTAAATTGATCACTCAGGCAGGAATTGAGGAACCTCCAGTCATTGCTAAAAAGTATTTTTAACAAATCGTTCAGGGTTTCCATCGCCTCAGTCTCTTCCTTTTCGTGAAATTCCTCATAGATAAAATGGCAATACATATCCTTAATGTTATATACCTCCATTTCCTCCTGCATTAATTCGCCGGTGATGAAGCGATAGAGGTCTTCATCAGGATAATCCGCATTTGTATCTATTAAAATATTATGGTCTTCGAGCATATCCAGCACTTCAAATAATTCTCTTTCGATTTCAGATGCGGACAATGTATCTGCATCCGGAAAATCAGGAAAACCCAGATGCTCTTCCACCGTCATTCTTCTGAAATCCGACATCATGCGTTCGAAAACATCTCCTATACTAGCGATAGAAGTTCCCATTTCTTCGAAGGACATGGGCTCATCATTTTTCAGTTGTTTTGCATATTGACGGTGTATCTCTCCATCTTCTGGCAGGAAGGCAAATAATGCTGTTCCTTCATTCATCGGCCGATTTGTTTTTTTCATGGTATAAATATTTTAGCCCACGAAAGTAGATCGGGTGTTAGGGAATAGTCGGTAAATAAACGCTTATAGACGTTTGTAGTCGCTTAACCTTTTTAAAACGGCATCAGAATTTAAAAAGCAGTATTTATTCGTGCACGAGAAAAAATGTTGAACCAAAGATCGGTTAATGGGCAAAATAACCCAGCAACTGACCCAGCTTTGCTTTCAATTCGGGACGCTTAATGATGATATCAAGAAATCCATGTTCAAGTACAAATTCTGAGGTCTGAAATCCTTTGGGCAAATCTTTACCAATCGTCTCCTTCACTACCCGCGGGCCGGCAAAACCAATTAAAGCACCCGGCTCGGCAATGTTCAAATCCCCCAGCATCGCAAAGGAAGCGGTAACACCACCGGTAGTGGGGTCAGTCAGGAATGAAATGTAGGGAAGACCTGCAGCGGAAAGTTGAGTAAGCTTAGCGGATGTTTTGGCCATTTGCATCAGGGAATAAGCCGCCTCCATCATCCGAGCACCACCTGATTTAGAGATAATCATAAACGGTGTTTTATTCTCGATGGAATAGTCAATGGCTCTGGAAATTTTTTCACCCATGACAGACCCCATCGACCCACCAATAAATTTAAAATCCATACAAGCGATGGTAATAGGAAATCCGTTCAAATTACCGCTGGCGGTACGAATAGCATCCTTTAAGCCGGTTTTCTTTTGAGTATCTACCAATCGCTCGTTGTACTTCTTAGTATCCACAAACTGTAGCGGATCGGCAGAAGTGATTTCCGAATTGATTTCAATAAATTCATTGTTGTCAAAAAGCATGGCAAAATACTCTTCAGAACCTATACGTTCATGGTATCCGCATTTCACGCATACCCACATGTTATCCTCATGCTCTTGAGAGGGAATAATAGACTTACAGGATGGGCATTTATACCATAACCCTTCCGGCGTTTCCTTCTTCTCATGCGTGGCAGTGGTGATGCCTTCTTTTATTCTTTTAAACCAACTCATTAATTTGGGGTTACGAACTACGAATTATTACGGATATACGAAATACGAATATAAACGGAATCACGAATTTAAACGAAAATACGAAATTTGAGTAATAGGACTTCTGGTAGTGTATGATTTTGGGCCGAATACAGGGGTATTAATTTTCGGTTTTGACATTTTATTTTCTTCTTCAATTCACCGTTCGAAATTGCAGATCCAATATTTTATTTTCCATATACCCAACCTTTAAATTTAAACCTTAAACTTTGGACTTAAACTTTAGACTTGAACCTTGAACCTTGAACCTTGAACCTTGAACTTTAAACCTTAAACTTTAAGCTATAGTAACTTCCTTTTCCAGATACACATCCTGAATGGCATTGAGCATTTGAATGCCTTCAGCAAATGGTTTCTGGAAGGCTTTACGGCCGGAGATGAGACCTTGACCGCCGGCGCGCTTGTTGACTACAGCAGTAGTTACCGCTTCAGCCATATCACTTGCCCCTTTACTTTCTCCTCCTGAATTAATCAATCCCATCCGGCCCATATAACAATTGGCTACCTGATAACGGCAGAGATCAATAGGGTGGGGGCTCGTCAATTCCTCATACACTTTCTTATGTGTTTTGCCGAATTTAATGGCATTGTATCCTCCGTTATTTGTAGGCAATTTCTGTTTGATAATGTCTGCCTGAATGGTTACGCCCAAATGGTTGGCCTGCCCTGTTAAATCCGCAGAAGTATGATAGTCGACACCATCTACTTTGAAGGCGTTATTACGCGTATAGCACCATAAAATAGTGCCCATACCTAACTCATGTGCTCTTTCAAATGCCTGTGCCACTTCAACAATTTGCCTGGACGATTCTTCCGATCCAAAATAAATTGTCGCGCCTACAGCAGTAGCGCCCAGATTCCATGCTTCCTCTACAGAGCCGAACATGATCTGATCTAACTTATTTGGATAGGTCAGAAATCCATTGTGGTTAATTTTTACAATGAAGTGAATTTTATGCGCATACTTTCTGGATACCGCTGCGAGTACGCCATAGGTAGAAGCTACTGCGTTGCAACCACCTTCAATGGCTAATTTTACAATATTTTCCGGATCAAAGAATATGGGATTGGGAGCGAAAGATGCTCCTGCGCTATGCTCAATACCCTGATCAACCGGAAGGATACTCACATATCCGGTGTTGGCCAATCGACCGTGACCGTAAATGCTTTGAAGACTTCTTAAGACCTGATTAGAACGGTTGGTTCCGGAGAATATGCGATCCACGAAATCAGTTCCGGGCAGATGAATATGATCTTTGGAAATTGTTTTACAGGTATGGTTCAGCAAGTGGTCGGCATCCTTTCCGAGCAGTTCGTGAATTTTTTGAATCGACATAAGTCTTTGTTTTATAATTTATTATTTCTGAACAGATCAGAATATGAAGGCACAAATCTAATCAAAATCACAGTATTCAAAAAGACCCGTTATTCCGTTTTATACAGTGCCGGTGTTGGCTATACAATCCAGCGCACTGAGATAGGATGAAAATGGAAATTTAGAGCTGAAAACCTGATTGTAAGTTTCACCTGTGGGGTAACTTTCCTTGATTTCCCCCCGGGTCAATTTGCCTCGTAAATCAGCATATTCTCCTTGCGGGAGTTCTTCCAAAATTTCTCCTGTGTACTTCAGCTTTCCTAAAAGACATTTAAAAAGGGCCAAATTGAATGCATGGAGATACTCCGGTTGCGCATCGAAAATCTCAAAAAGTTCATCTCTGAAAAAGGTAAAAAAAGGAGAGGTGTTATATGCGGAAAAAAGTGCTCCTTTATGCACTCTGGACCAGGGTTGGGAATAGCTAATCCGCATTTGTTTTACCGGCGTTTTCACACCTCCGGTATGTTGGATGGGGATAGATAAGGTCTGTTCTCCATTGGCACCCAGGATAAAAGTACGGTTCGCCAATGTTTGTTTTCTCCATAGTTCATCTCCATCCATATAAATACGCCCGGAAGTAATGATGGCCGAAAACAATTCCCGAAGAGGAAGATACTGGGATGAAATAATGACTGTTTTGTCTTTCAGGACAAGATCAGTCATTATTGTAATGAATCACATTAAACAATCTGCTCCAGCGAATTTTTGACAGAAAGGAACCATTGGTATCCCACGACATCCAGATAAATACTGCTTTACCAACAATATGATCTTCGGGTACAAATCCCCAAAAACGGGAATCGGCTGAATTGTGTCGGTTATCACCCATCATAAAGAAATAATCCTGCTTGAAAGTATACGTTGTTGCCGGTTGATTATTGATGAAAATTCTGCCGTCGCGTTCCTCCATCTCGTTGCCTTCATAAACAGTGATGACACGTTTGTAGATGCTGATATTTTCGGCGTTAATAGAGATGGTTGCTCCCTTTTTTGGAATATAAATCGGACCATAATTGTCCATGTTCCACCGGAGTTTTGGATCGGAGGGATAAATATAATCTTCATATTGTCCGGCAGGCATGGTCATCACCTGGATACCGGTAACATTCGGCAATTTTTTAAGTTCGCTTACTGAATTTTCCGTCAGACAAAAGCGGTAATCACCCGGATTATACGCCGGACCGCCATCGGTAATATCATTTTTTCGAAGAATGCGTTCACTAATACCGCTTCCTGAAGTTTTAATATCATACACATACTGGCTTTTCCGGGGCTGCATCGCCTTTCTTGCCATTGATGAATACGGTTCGGTTTACGACTTTCAGTGTATCACCTGCAATTCCTACACATCTTTTGATGTAATGTGTTTGCTTGTCGATCGGACGGTCATCTTCCATAGGATAATTAAAGACCACGATGTCGTTCCGCTTTACATCGGCAAATCCGGGTAAACGGTAATAGGGCAGTTTCCATGAATCGGAATACGACTTGCCACCAAACACAGGAATTTCCTGATGCATGAAGGGGATGGATAAAGGGGTCATAGGAGTTCGGGCCCCATAGTGAACTTTGCTAACGAATAAAAAATCACCTACCATGAGTGTTTTTTCCATGGATGGAGTAGGGATGGTGAACGCTTCAATGAAGAATGTCCGAATGATGGTAGCAGCGATGACGGCGAAAATGATGGCATCAAACCATTCGCGTGTCTTGCTTTTTCTTCCACTGCTTTGCCAGAATTTCCAGTTCATAATGTTTATTTACGGGGTCGAAGTTAGAAAATGAATAGCTTAGTCTATTAAATATGCGATTTTCGGTTTCCAAAGAGTACATCTTCCATACTGAAAACCCCGATTTTACCGATCAGCCAACTGGCCGCAAGTAGTGCACCGGCAGCAAATCCCTCTCTGTTAAAGGCTTCATGGTGAATGCTGATTTTATCGATGGGGGATGTCCATGCCACCTCATGTTTTCCAATCACATCTCCCTCACGTACGGAATGAATAGCTAATACGTCATTGGGCACCTCCGGGTTGCCCTGAGTAAGCATCCAGGATTTTACATGTTGATTGGATTGGAAAATACCATCCGCCAATGTTACCGCTGTTCCACTGGGCTTATCGAGCTTGCGCGTATGATGGACTTCTTCGATGAATGGGTGATAATCGGTATGGCTGTTCATCCAGGCAGCGAGTTCCCGGTTCAGTCGAAACAGGATATTGACTCCAATACTGAAGTTGGTGGCAGTTATAATAGCACCTTTCTTAGCTATGAATTTTTGAAAAACCTCACCCGACATCTCCTGCCAACCGGTAGTTCCACAAATCACCGAAATGCCTGCCTCCAGGCACCAGCGGCGATTGTCAACTGCTGCATCCGGCTGCGTGAATTCTATCGCGATGTCGGCCCTTTTCAAGTCCGCAGCAGTATAGTTGGACCTGTTCAGATGATTAATACGAATCAGGATTTCATGACCGGCCCTGATCGCTTGTTCTTCCACGGCCATTCCCATTTTTCCTGTACCGATAAGTGCAATTTTCATCATAAGGATCAGAAGCGTAAAGTGAGTGATAAACCTGCCGAGGCTTGTCCGGGTGCGGGTTGAAGCAATGGACTCCACTGCAAACTTAAATCGTCATCTACATTGAAACTAAAAAGATGCGCATCTACATGAGCATCCACAATATTTAGTACATAGACGAGGGTAATACCGATCACAGACAAGTCCCTGTTTCTTCTGTAAAAATCACTGAGCGAACGTAGATTTTCCTCTGTGTAAATATCGGCGTATTCATCTACCGTATTCGGATCCTCATCATACCGTAGCAATAAGGCATTATCAAATTTCCGGAAGTTATCATGGTTAAATTTGATGAGATAAGCCATTCCTGCAAAGGCAGCATAGACAATGGGCACCTTCCATATTTTCTTATTATAGACTTGTCCGGCACCGGGTAAAAATGTAGAGAGGAGGGTAGCTTTTCGCACGGAATGCTGAGGTACCAACGAAACTGAATCTCCGATTAAAACGATGCTATCGTTCCGCAGCGGAATGGTATCCTGAGCAGTTCCTGTTAATGGCAACAGGAGGGAAATTACAATAAACAAAACCCCTCCGCAATACTGACGAAGGGGAAATCGTTGCAACAACTGCCACATGGGTATAGGAATTGAATCAATCAAAATCCAACAAATCCATCAGACGGTTGAGGTCATCATTACTGAAGTAGTTGATGAGAATTTGACCACTCCCATTGTCTTTATGTTTAATCTCTACTTTCGTTTCATAGCGATGTTCCAGACGATCCTCCAGATTCCTGACTTCCACCGCCCATGAAGCTTTGCTGTTTTCCTTTTTACCCGATTTTTTAGGAGAATTCTGACGTACCAGATTTTCTACTTTTCGAACGGAAAGATCATTCTCCAGGATGTCATTAAAAATCTTCAATTGCATACCGATATCATCCACTCCTAAAATAGCCCGGGCATGACCCATGGTTATTCTCCCGTCACGAATCGCGAACTGAATTTGAGGAGGAAGTTTGAGTAAGCGCAGGTAGTTGGTTACCGTGCTGCGATCTTTTCCAACTCGTTCTCCTAAACCTTCCTGAGTCAACTGACATTCTTCAATAAGTCGCTGATAACTGATCGCTATTTCCAATGCATTTAAGTTCTCCCGCTGTATATTTTCTACGAGCGCCATCTCCAGCATGGATTGATCATTCGCAGTTCTAACATAGGCCGGAATGGAAGTTAATCCCGCCAATCTGGAAGCTTTGTAGCGACGTTCGCCGGATATAATCTGGTACTTGTCAGGCCCCATTTTTCGCACGGTAATCGGCTGAATGATTCCTTGCGTTTGGATGGATTCGGCTAATTCCTTTAAAGCTGATTCATCAAATTCAGTACGTGGCTGAAAAGGATTCGCTTCAATCTGACTTAAATTAATGAGGGCAACATTGCCGGCCATTACTTTCGCAGGACCTCCGAGTGTATCTACAGGTGCTCCGGCATTTTCTACATGCTCGGGAGTAATATTTCCTTCCAGCAAGGCACTAAGACCTTTTCCGAGCGCTGATTTTTTAGTTGACATAGTTTAACTTCTTTCTTTTTGTGGAATTAATTCTCGGAAATTTTCAGCTTTTCCATCACTTTATCGGTCATCACTTTTTCCTCTGCCGACATTCCTGTCATATTGTTGTTTTGCAGGATTTCACGGGCAAGATTCAGATAATTGATGGCTCCTTTACTTGCGGCATCGTGCATGATGATACTTTCTCCAAAACTAGGCGCTTCGCCCAACTTGGTATTTCTTTGAATAATGGTATCAAAAACCATGTCCTGAAAATGTGTTTTCACTTCTTCCACCACCTGATTACTTAATCGTAAACGCATATCGTACATGGTAAGCAGAATTCCTTCTATGGCCAATTCCGGGTTGAGGCGGCTTTGAACGATTTTTATGGTATTCAGGAGCTTTCCCAAACCCTCTAAGGCAAAATATTCACATTGTACCGGAATGATGACTGAATCAGCACCCGTCAATGCATTGATGGTAATAAGTCCCAGAGAAGGTGAACAGTCGATGATTATAAAATCAAATTCCCCCTGAATACTTTCCAACACCTGCTTCATCATCTTTTCCCGATTCGGCATTTGGATCATCTCAATTTCTGCACCTACCAGATCAATATGGGAGGGCAAAAGGTATAGATGAGGCGTTTTCGTTTCCAGAATAATATCCTTCGGCGAGACTTCATTGATGATGCATTCATAAATAGAAGTTTTGACAGTTCTTGGGTCAAAGCCAACTCCCGAAGTGGCGTTAGCCTGCGGATCTGCATCAACAAGAAGTGTTTTATATTCAAGAACGGCCAGACTTGCCGCCAGGTTTATTGCAGTTGTAGTCTTGCCTACACCCCCTTTCTGATTCGCTATTGCTATTATTTTTGCCATGATCAAGACTTTATATTAAAACTATTAGTTACTGAATTACAATGTTATACTTTGAGCTATTTGAAGTAATACTAACTCCTTTCCTGCAGCGGCGAACTTTCCAAAAGCCTCGTCATGATCAATTTTAATGTAATCAAAGGTGTCGTAATGCATGCCTATGATTTTCTCACAACGTATAAAATCAGAAGCTAGTACAGCATTGTCAATACCCATGGTAAAATTGTTTCCGATAGGGAGAAAGGCAAGGTCGATGCGTTTATAATCACCGATTAATTTCATGTCTAAAGTCAATGCAGTATCACCGGCATAGTAGACATTTCCTTCATCCGTTTCCAGCAAGAAGCCCATTGGGTTTCCGCCGTAACTTCCATCCGGTAAAGAAGAACTATGCACAGCATTCACACATTTCACTTTACCGAAATCAAAGAACCAATGCCCTCCAATATTCATCGGATGCGTATTTTCCAGGCCTTGATTCCCTAACCAGGAAATGATTTCCCAGTTGCTGATGACCTTGGCCCCGGTTCTTTGAGCGATTGAAACGGCATCCGCGATATGATCCTGATGTCCGTGAGAGATGAGGATATAGTCAGCGTGAATTTTGTTTATATCTATTTTTGAAGCCAGTTCATTGGGGGAGATAAAAGGATCAAAAAGAACGACTTTACCTTTTACTTCCAAAGTGAAGCAGGAATGTCCGTAATAAGTGATTTTCATATAATTATACTAATTTCTAACAGGATGAGATACTGCGCGACAGCAATCTCCAAAGATAAGAAGCCTGCCCCACGCTCACCACTAAAAGTACGTGTCCTTGTTCAATGGTATGAATATAGAACAGTTAAATTATCAACAGTGTGAATTCCTTTGTTAAAAATTGGTATTCCACTTGAAAATCAGCGGAAGAGCAGGAAGGTGTCTCTGATTTTTTCTTCCCTGAATCTGCCGTTGTCATAACCTGAATAGGTGAGAACATACACATAGGCTGCCTCGGTAGCATCTTTTCCTTCGAAAGTGCCGTCCCAGCCTATTAAAGGGTCTTCACTTTCGAAAAGTAATTGTCCGAAACGATTATAAATTTCCAGTTTCCCTGTAAAATCTGTGCAGTTGGCTTGATAGTTAAAAATTTCGTTTTTATTGTCTCTGTTAGGCGTAAAGGCATTCGGAATATAAACGAGACAGTTGCAGATGTTAAAAGTCAGGAAAATAGAATCTGCAGAAATTCCGCATTGGTTGA from Bacteroidota bacterium harbors:
- the pnp gene encoding polyribonucleotide nucleotidyltransferase gives rise to the protein MQPKAITVSSLLPDGREITIETGRLAKQAHGSVIVRQGNCMLLATVVSSQEAKEGVDFLPLTVDYQEKFASAGRIPGSFFRREARPTEQEILICRLIDRALRPIFPSDYHADIQIAVTLISADMDVAPDSLACLAASAAVTISDIPFGGPVSEVRVCRINGEFVINPKIADAENADIDLIVAGTAKDILMVEGECHEVAERDMAEAIRVGHEAIKGQCKTQEELVAKMGGVTKREYSHETNDEELREKVNKACFDAVYAAARQCNPNKNERKAAFKKVLEDFLATFSEEERAEKEKLIKKYYHDVEYDAMRAMILKDRIRLDGRGLTDIRPIWSEVGYLPSAHGSAVFTRGETQSLTTVTLGTKLDEQIVDQAMYQGTNNFMLHYNFPGFSTGEVKPNRGTSRREVGHGNLALRSLREVMPGEDQNPYTIRIVSDILESNGSSSMATVCAGSLALMDAGIKVTGAISGIAMGLITDGKGNFAILSDILGDEDHLGDMDFKVTGTDKGICACQMDLKVDGLPYDILLQALEQARAGRLHILGEMNKTISAPAEDYKPHAPRIVKLRVAKEYIGAIIGPGGKIIQEIQRQTNTTITIEEVNNEGLVEIASPDKACIDAALIRIRGIVTEPEVGEVYEGKVKTITTFGAFVEFMPGKDGLLHISEISNERLATMDGVFKEGDIVKVKLIEIDKKTGKYRLSRKVLMTNRPERVAPEA
- the rpsO gene encoding 30S ribosomal protein S15, whose translation is MLLNTESKKEIFKKYGKTETNTGSSEAQIAMFTQRINHLTEHLRSFKKDFSTQRSLISLVGKRRSLLDYLHKTDITRYRAIIAELGIRK
- a CDS encoding acetyl-CoA carboxylase carboxyltransferase subunit beta, with protein sequence MSWFKRIKEGITTATHEKKETPEGLWYKCPSCKSIIPSQEHEDNMWVCVKCGYHERIGSEEYFAMLFDNNEFIEINSEITSADPLQFVDTKKYNERLVDTQKKTGLKDAIRTASGNLNGFPITIACMDFKFIGGSMGSVMGEKISRAIDYSIENKTPFMIISKSGGARMMEAAYSLMQMAKTSAKLTQLSAAGLPYISFLTDPTTGGVTASFAMLGDLNIAEPGALIGFAGPRVVKETIGKDLPKGFQTSEFVLEHGFLDIIIKRPELKAKLGQLLGYFAH
- a CDS encoding class I fructose-bisphosphate aldolase, with the protein product MSIQKIHELLGKDADHLLNHTCKTISKDHIHLPGTDFVDRIFSGTNRSNQVLRSLQSIYGHGRLANTGYVSILPVDQGIEHSAGASFAPNPIFFDPENIVKLAIEGGCNAVASTYGVLAAVSRKYAHKIHFIVKINHNGFLTYPNKLDQIMFGSVEEAWNLGATAVGATIYFGSEESSRQIVEVAQAFERAHELGMGTILWCYTRNNAFKVDGVDYHTSADLTGQANHLGVTIQADIIKQKLPTNNGGYNAIKFGKTHKKVYEELTSPHPIDLCRYQVANCYMGRMGLINSGGESKGASDMAEAVTTAVVNKRAGGQGLISGRKAFQKPFAEGIQMLNAIQDVYLEKEVTIA
- a CDS encoding WbqC family protein, which produces MTDLVLKDKTVIISSQYLPLRELFSAIITSGRIYMDGDELWRKQTLANRTFILGANGEQTLSIPIQHTGGVKTPVKQMRISYSQPWSRVHKGALFSAYNTSPFFTFFRDELFEIFDAQPEYLHAFNLALFKCLLGKLKYTGEILEELPQGEYADLRGKLTRGEIKESYPTGETYNQVFSSKFPFSSYLSALDCIANTGTV
- the dapB gene encoding 4-hydroxy-tetrahydrodipicolinate reductase, producing MKIALIGTGKMGMAVEEQAIRAGHEILIRINHLNRSNYTAADLKRADIAIEFTQPDAAVDNRRWCLEAGISVICGTTGWQEMSGEVFQKFIAKKGAIITATNFSIGVNILFRLNRELAAWMNSHTDYHPFIEEVHHTRKLDKPSGTAVTLADGIFQSNQHVKSWMLTQGNPEVPNDVLAIHSVREGDVIGKHEVAWTSPIDKISIHHEAFNREGFAAGALLAASWLIGKIGVFSMEDVLFGNRKSHI
- a CDS encoding ParB/RepB/Spo0J family partition protein, which gives rise to MSTKKSALGKGLSALLEGNITPEHVENAGAPVDTLGGPAKVMAGNVALINLSQIEANPFQPRTEFDESALKELAESIQTQGIIQPITVRKMGPDKYQIISGERRYKASRLAGLTSIPAYVRTANDQSMLEMALVENIQRENLNALEIAISYQRLIEECQLTQEGLGERVGKDRSTVTNYLRLLKLPPQIQFAIRDGRITMGHARAILGVDDIGMQLKIFNDILENDLSVRKVENLVRQNSPKKSGKKENSKASWAVEVRNLEDRLEHRYETKVEIKHKDNGSGQILINYFSNDDLNRLMDLLDFD
- a CDS encoding ParA family protein, which codes for MAKIIAIANQKGGVGKTTTAINLAASLAVLEYKTLLVDADPQANATSGVGFDPRTVKTSIYECIINEVSPKDIILETKTPHLYLLPSHIDLVGAEIEMIQMPNREKMMKQVLESIQGEFDFIIIDCSPSLGLITINALTGADSVIIPVQCEYFALEGLGKLLNTIKIVQSRLNPELAIEGILLTMYDMRLRLSNQVVEEVKTHFQDMVFDTIIQRNTKLGEAPSFGESIIMHDAASKGAINYLNLAREILQNNNMTGMSAEEKVMTDKVMEKLKISEN
- a CDS encoding metal-dependent hydrolase, coding for MKITYYGHSCFTLEVKGKVVLFDPFISPNELASKIDINKIHADYILISHGHQDHIADAVSIAQRTGAKVISNWEIISWLGNQGLENTHPMNIGGHWFFDFGKVKCVNAVHSSSLPDGSYGGNPMGFLLETDEGNVYYAGDTALTLDMKLIGDYKRIDLAFLPIGNNFTMGIDNAVLASDFIRCEKIIGMHYDTFDYIKIDHDEAFGKFAAAGKELVLLQIAQSITL